The following proteins are co-located in the Aerosakkonema funiforme FACHB-1375 genome:
- a CDS encoding winged helix-turn-helix transcriptional regulator: MNTREKILRAIVDNPGLTTREIMAIAQLSRTNTREHLQKLESMGSIYSETDAKNPNKHRYYPIGESPNSETE; the protein is encoded by the coding sequence ATGAACACCCGCGAAAAGATTCTTAGAGCTATAGTAGATAATCCCGGACTGACCACACGCGAAATAATGGCGATCGCCCAACTGTCGCGTACAAACACGCGGGAGCATTTGCAAAAATTGGAAAGCATGGGCTCGATCTATTCCGAAACGGATGCAAAAAATCCCAACAAGCATCGTTACTATCCGATCGGCGAATCACCCAATAGCGAAACCGAATAG
- a CDS encoding tetratricopeptide repeat protein, giving the protein MASHISLVVELSSWNNVIRAHPYNAKAYIRRGMANFKLAEIDRSIQDFDTAEKLDPSVAPYLWQRGLSFYYAERFVEGAKQFELDLTVNSQDVEETVWRYLCIARLEGAIAARNSLLVVKNDPRQVMNWIYELYAGNRTPDDVLAAGEKEGNSARFYSHLYVGLYYESETEQEKAQKFITKAAQEYQLDDYMWYLANVHQQLRGWS; this is encoded by the coding sequence ATGGCCAGTCACATTTCGCTAGTTGTTGAACTGTCTTCGTGGAACAACGTTATTCGCGCTCACCCCTACAATGCAAAGGCTTACATTCGGCGAGGGATGGCCAATTTTAAACTGGCTGAGATCGATCGGTCCATCCAAGATTTTGATACAGCAGAAAAGCTCGATCCCAGTGTCGCGCCATACTTGTGGCAACGGGGCTTATCTTTTTACTATGCAGAAAGATTTGTGGAGGGTGCCAAGCAGTTTGAGTTAGACTTGACCGTGAATTCCCAAGATGTAGAAGAGACTGTGTGGCGATATCTCTGCATCGCTCGATTGGAAGGTGCGATCGCTGCCCGAAATTCCCTACTTGTCGTCAAAAACGATCCGCGACAGGTGATGAATTGGATTTACGAACTGTACGCGGGAAATCGCACGCCAGATGATGTCCTTGCCGCAGGCGAGAAAGAAGGCAACTCAGCCAGATTTTACAGCCATCTTTACGTCGGATTGTACTATGAATCGGAGACAGAACAGGAGAAAGCGCAAAAATTCATTACGAAAGCAGCTCAAGAATACCAATTGGATGACTATATGTGGTATCTGGCGAATGTACACCAACAATTGCGAGGTTGGAGTTAA
- a CDS encoding sensor histidine kinase, whose translation MIINRVLEALARKVLAIFVLLKPAAESPDYKAWRQRFLLERVRLSLWVALICLFTFTIRDLYNVAFPLKELQNIPQELKDFWIVLDIAVTLLLLSCLVLHRTQLARRYPAALFLGLSWSIALVPQLLATTLKGSPFPDLMAWTMLFLVQATLIPVDWRLHLLSQLGVFIYYVGVNLALGLTTFLGRPIYNVTFFLYFFWFCFVCDLAVYLYERLQRAEFESRRELRAFLHAVSHDLRNPVTGTAMVLQSLLNQPEEKITVSRSILERMLQGSDRQLNLINSLLEAHNSEVQGIVLHCQPLHLSTLVQAVYSDLEPILTKNQVIFRNSIADDLPLVSADSTQLWRVFSNIITNAVNHNPPEITITLDATIEGKMIRCSIADNGVGMTPEQCRRAFELYARGDRTRYVHGLGLGLYLSKQIVTAHGGQIEANSNPGMGTTFWFTLPILAKK comes from the coding sequence ATGATAATTAACAGGGTATTGGAGGCTCTAGCAAGGAAAGTACTGGCCATTTTTGTGCTATTAAAACCTGCTGCCGAGTCACCAGACTACAAAGCATGGAGACAGCGATTTTTGTTGGAACGTGTGCGCCTGAGTTTGTGGGTGGCGCTGATTTGCCTGTTCACATTTACAATCCGCGACCTGTATAATGTCGCGTTTCCGCTCAAGGAATTGCAAAATATTCCGCAAGAGTTAAAAGATTTTTGGATTGTCTTGGATATAGCAGTTACACTGCTGTTACTTAGCTGTCTGGTCTTGCACAGAACTCAGTTGGCTCGTCGTTATCCGGCGGCACTTTTTCTGGGACTATCTTGGTCGATCGCGCTAGTACCGCAACTTTTGGCAACAACGCTAAAAGGTTCGCCGTTTCCAGATTTAATGGCCTGGACTATGTTGTTCCTCGTGCAAGCAACCCTGATTCCCGTTGACTGGCGACTGCATTTGCTGTCGCAATTGGGGGTATTTATTTATTATGTGGGCGTAAATTTAGCACTGGGGTTGACAACATTTCTGGGGCGGCCTATTTACAATGTGACATTTTTTTTATACTTCTTTTGGTTTTGTTTTGTTTGCGATTTAGCAGTTTATCTGTACGAACGACTGCAACGGGCAGAGTTTGAATCTCGCCGAGAATTGAGAGCTTTTTTGCACGCGGTTTCTCACGATTTACGGAATCCCGTTACGGGAACTGCAATGGTGCTGCAAAGTTTGTTGAATCAGCCGGAGGAAAAAATAACTGTCAGTAGATCTATCTTGGAACGGATGCTTCAGGGCAGCGATCGTCAACTCAATTTAATCAATTCTTTGTTAGAAGCTCACAATAGCGAAGTACAAGGTATAGTTTTACATTGCCAACCGCTTCATCTCAGCACTTTAGTGCAAGCAGTTTACTCAGATTTAGAACCTATCTTAACAAAAAACCAGGTTATTTTTAGGAATTCGATCGCTGATGATTTACCCTTAGTCAGCGCCGATTCAACTCAGCTATGGCGTGTATTTAGCAATATCATTACTAATGCTGTGAACCACAATCCCCCAGAAATTACTATTACTCTAGACGCTACTATTGAAGGCAAAATGATTCGCTGTAGCATAGCAGATAACGGGGTGGGGATGACTCCAGAACAATGCCGACGAGCGTTTGAATTGTATGCGCGGGGCGATCGCACTCGCTACGTACATGGCCTTGGTTTGGGACTATACCTCTCGAAGCAAATCGTTACCGCTCACGGCGGACAAATTGAGGCTAATAGTAACCCTGGAATGGGAACGACATTTTGGTTTACTTTACCAATTTTGGCAAAAAAGTGA
- a CDS encoding retropepsin-like aspartic protease — protein MKVRVKLLHLLQKKQNRRGCKNFVLGLIFIATILFSGVLPNLVKPAVSQETKNIVISPLKLPNQNKQDITEPPKNLGEALLQQVALCVAAKFPNPRQTSVELLQAASTQCVFQVVILAPDGSVRQDASDRLTTLVEATGVSLPEPVSSGQANVQLKTLPNSQVFTLPVQIGGQTKTFLLDTGASSSIINTETAQQLALPSTPIPSDLLKYIAVGDKCDEVKANLHPLPIISVDAATVEGLNGMGLPSTSIPGNLSGVLGLDFLSNFDVVLNPKTLQIQFLRPSLPVEGAIPLAGKLGNITAQVRVNGRGPFTFMLDTGADAIVLSTNLTERLSLKSINAQETEVFGFCGAQKAKKIKLDSVTLGQYEVNNIDGAIVNSNIFNLLGVDGVIGQSFLNKYQQHWRFGKRNAIGFIESGSLVLTPLAN, from the coding sequence ATGAAAGTCAGAGTCAAATTGCTGCATTTACTCCAGAAAAAACAAAACCGACGCGGTTGCAAAAACTTTGTGTTGGGTTTGATTTTTATTGCTACTATTTTATTTAGCGGTGTTTTGCCGAATCTTGTCAAACCCGCTGTTAGTCAAGAAACTAAAAATATTGTAATTTCTCCTCTGAAATTACCCAATCAGAATAAACAAGATATAACCGAACCGCCGAAGAACCTTGGTGAAGCGCTGCTGCAACAAGTAGCCCTATGTGTAGCGGCTAAATTTCCCAATCCACGCCAAACTTCAGTGGAATTATTGCAAGCAGCGTCTACGCAATGTGTCTTTCAAGTTGTCATTTTAGCACCTGATGGTAGCGTTCGTCAAGATGCGAGCGATCGCCTCACTACTTTAGTCGAAGCTACTGGTGTAAGTTTGCCCGAACCCGTCAGTAGCGGACAAGCTAATGTCCAACTCAAAACTCTCCCCAATAGCCAAGTTTTCACGCTTCCCGTGCAAATTGGCGGACAAACCAAAACTTTTTTATTGGATACAGGCGCTTCTTCTTCTATCATTAATACTGAAACTGCACAACAGTTAGCTTTGCCAAGTACGCCTATTCCCAGCGACCTTTTAAAATATATTGCTGTGGGTGACAAATGCGATGAAGTAAAAGCAAATTTGCATCCTTTACCTATTATAAGTGTGGATGCAGCAACCGTGGAAGGGCTTAATGGTATGGGATTGCCCTCAACTTCTATTCCAGGTAATTTGTCTGGGGTTTTAGGTTTGGATTTTCTCAGCAACTTTGATGTTGTCCTGAATCCTAAAACGCTACAAATTCAATTTTTACGTCCTTCCCTACCTGTGGAAGGAGCGATTCCTTTGGCGGGAAAATTAGGCAACATAACCGCTCAAGTTCGCGTTAACGGTCGAGGGCCATTTACTTTTATGTTGGATACAGGCGCTGATGCGATCGTCCTCTCCACAAATCTGACTGAGCGACTTTCTCTCAAGAGTATAAATGCACAAGAAACAGAAGTATTCGGCTTTTGCGGCGCTCAAAAAGCGAAAAAAATCAAGTTAGACAGTGTGACTTTGGGGCAATATGAAGTTAATAATATCGATGGTGCAATCGTGAACAGCAATATTTTTAATTTGCTGGGAGTAGATGGTGTTATAGGTCAAAGTTTCCTGAATAAATATCAGCAACATTGGCGTTTTGGTAAGCGCAACGCCATCGGATTTATTGAATCGGGTAGTTTGGTATTGACTCCTTTAGCTAATTAG